TCAACATTAATATCTAAATTATCTAATGCTAAACCTAAAATTGCTAATTATCAATTTACTACTTTAACTCCAGTTTTAGGTGTTGTTGAATATGAAAATCAAAAATTAGTTTTTGCTGATGTTCCAGGTTTAATTGAAAACGCATCAGAAGGTTATGGTTTAGGACATTATTTTTTAAGACATGTTGAACGTTGTGAAATATTAATTCATTTAATTTCATTAGATCCAAATGATCATGAAGATATTTGTTTAGCACATGATCAAATTATTAAAGAATTAAAAAAATATTCACAATTATTAATTAATAAAAAAATGATTGTAGTAGCTAATAAAAATGATGTTGAAGGTGCAGATAAAAGATTAAATGAATTAAAAAAACATTTAAATAATATTTCAATTATTAGTATTAGTGCAATTAATAATGATTTAAGTGATTTGGTACCTAAAGTATTTAAACTTTATAATGATTTATCTAAAGTATCTGGAGTAAATCGTTTTAATAATCCAATGAATTTAAATCGTTTATACACTTATGATAGTTATGCTAAAGATGAAAATAATGATCCTTTAAATGTTTCGCGCGATGAATTAGGACGTTGATTAGTACAATCCAAGAAATTAGATTATTGATTTCATAAAATTCCCCAAAATACAATGGATAACATTTCAAGATTAGGACAAATTATTAAAGCTATTGGTGTTGAAGATAGTTTAAAAAATATGGGTGCTAAACCAAATGATACAATTGTTATTTGCGGTTATGAATTTTTAATTGATGCATAAGGTTAATAGATTATGAAAATTAGTAAATATGCAAAATATCTTGAAAATTGAGTTTTTAATCAAGTAAAAAAAGCAAATGCTAAAGGTATTGTTTTTGGTTTATCTGGTGGAGTTGATTCTGCTGTAATTGCTGGAATTGCTAAAACAGTTTTTTTAAATAATCATTTAGCAATTGTAATGCATATTAATAATTCTGAATTAGATGTAAAATGCACTAATAAAATTATTAAAGATTTTAATTTAATTAATGAAAATTTAGATTTAAATTCATCTTTTAAATGTTTAGCTAAATCATTAAATTTATGTTTAAAAAACGATTTAATTATTTTAGGAAATTTAAAGTCAAGATTAAGAACAATTAGCTT
This is a stretch of genomic DNA from Mycoplasmoides pirum ATCC 25960. It encodes these proteins:
- the obgE gene encoding GTPase ObgE produces the protein MQFIDYCEIKLCAGNGGNGVVAWRREAHYDKGGPAGGNGGDGGDIIFVADHNTSSLMNLKFVKRIKAEDGENGKTDMGFGRNGEPKYVKVPIGTTITNADTNELIADLIYKDQEYVICHGGKGGRGNAAFKSPTLRAPAMYENGDLGEELNVKLELKYLANVGIVGFPNAGKSTLISKLSNAKPKIANYQFTTLTPVLGVVEYENQKLVFADVPGLIENASEGYGLGHYFLRHVERCEILIHLISLDPNDHEDICLAHDQIIKELKKYSQLLINKKMIVVANKNDVEGADKRLNELKKHLNNISIISISAINNDLSDLVPKVFKLYNDLSKVSGVNRFNNPMNLNRLYTYDSYAKDENNDPLNVSRDELGRWLVQSKKLDYWFHKIPQNTMDNISRLGQIIKAIGVEDSLKNMGAKPNDTIVICGYEFLIDA